A DNA window from Ornithobacterium rhinotracheale DSM 15997 contains the following coding sequences:
- a CDS encoding HlyD family secretion protein — MKKNTKNRFFLTLFSSLMIFTACQKKEDNTPPPPPTVPTDISQVQATGEILPKDGISNIASEVGGIVQELRVAEGDQVEKGQIIAVLSTQNAQLNEQEIKTKIATQEAQIQANINNNQQYLINIKDQEQNLATSQKLLAEGAETQQNVTNQANQLALQKAALAQNKKNIAVSQKQLAELKVQLQQSQNSINTLYLKAPESGTLKSLNIQVGDAVTPNGQYAELIPNGDLIAQAEVDELFANRVKIGQPVSIERIGYPEVLATGKVIQADNFLGEKTLFTNQQNDRTDTRVRKVKILIENNAKGVLIGSKVNCLIKIKN, encoded by the coding sequence ATGAAAAAAAATACCAAAAATCGATTTTTTCTTACTCTCTTTTCGAGTTTAATGATTTTCACCGCTTGCCAAAAGAAAGAAGACAATACGCCACCTCCACCGCCTACGGTGCCTACAGATATTTCTCAAGTGCAGGCAACGGGCGAAATCCTGCCCAAAGATGGAATTTCCAATATCGCGTCCGAAGTTGGAGGCATAGTCCAAGAGCTTCGCGTGGCAGAAGGAGACCAAGTGGAAAAGGGACAAATCATCGCAGTGCTTTCTACACAAAACGCACAATTGAACGAACAAGAGATTAAAACCAAAATCGCTACACAAGAAGCGCAAATTCAAGCCAATATCAATAACAATCAGCAATATTTAATTAATATTAAAGACCAAGAGCAAAATTTAGCCACAAGCCAAAAACTGCTGGCAGAAGGTGCCGAAACGCAACAAAATGTAACCAATCAAGCCAATCAATTGGCGTTGCAAAAGGCAGCTTTAGCTCAAAACAAAAAGAATATTGCGGTGAGCCAGAAACAATTAGCCGAGCTAAAAGTTCAATTACAGCAAAGTCAAAATTCGATAAACACCCTTTATTTAAAGGCTCCAGAAAGTGGCACTTTAAAGTCGCTCAACATTCAAGTAGGAGACGCCGTGACGCCCAATGGGCAATATGCAGAGCTTATCCCTAATGGGGATTTAATCGCTCAGGCAGAAGTAGACGAACTATTTGCCAATCGTGTAAAAATAGGACAACCCGTGAGCATTGAACGCATTGGCTACCCTGAGGTTTTAGCCACTGGAAAAGTGATTCAAGCAGATAATTTTTTAGGCGAAAAAACCTTATTTACCAATCAACAAAACGACCGCACCGATACGCGCGTGAGAAAAGTAAAAATCTTAATCGAAAACAACGCCAAAGGTGTTTTGATTGGCTCAAAGGTAAATTGTTTGATTAAAATTAAAAATTAA
- the typA gene encoding translational GTPase TypA: MQNIRNIAIIAHVDHGKTTLVDKIMHHCAIFRDNQETGELILDNNDLERERGITIVSKNVSVNYKGTKINIIDTPGHADFGGEVERVLNMADGVLLLVDAFEGPMPQTRFVLQKAIDMKLKPIVVVNKVDKENCTPEEVHEKVFDLMFELGAEEWQLDFPTVYGSAKQNWMSEDYKKQTNNIAPLLDAVVEHIPAPKVDLVGTPQMLITSLDFSTFTGRIAIGRLSRGVLKEGMNVTLVKRDGRLVKTKIKELHTFTGLGRAKVEEVQAGDICAVVGLDGFEIGDTIADFENPEELETIAIDEPTMSMLFTINDSPFFGKEGKYVTSRHIKERLERELEKNLAMRVEQTDSADKFIVYGRGVMHLSVLIETMRREGYELQIGQPQVIIREIDGVKCEPVEELTIDLPEEVSGKAVEFVTLRKGELLSMESKGERMICEFLIPSRGIIGLRNQLLTATAGEAIMAHRFKEYQPMKGDIPERQNGSLISMETGEAIPYSLDKLQDRGTFFVDPGEKIYEGQVIGENTRADDMVVNITKTKKLTNIRSAGADDKAKIAPAKKFSLEEALEYIQKDEYVEVTPNSLRIRKILLTESDRKRAANPAFNTGK; encoded by the coding sequence ATGCAAAATATACGAAATATCGCAATTATTGCACACGTAGACCACGGAAAAACTACGCTGGTAGACAAAATAATGCACCACTGCGCCATTTTTAGAGACAATCAAGAAACAGGCGAACTGATTTTAGACAACAACGACTTGGAACGAGAAAGAGGGATTACCATCGTTTCTAAGAATGTTTCTGTAAACTATAAAGGGACTAAAATCAACATTATAGACACTCCTGGCCACGCCGATTTTGGTGGAGAAGTGGAACGCGTGCTCAACATGGCAGACGGCGTTTTGCTTCTAGTAGACGCCTTTGAAGGACCTATGCCACAGACTCGCTTTGTGTTGCAAAAAGCCATTGATATGAAGCTCAAACCCATCGTGGTGGTAAACAAAGTAGATAAGGAAAACTGCACCCCAGAGGAAGTCCACGAAAAGGTGTTTGACTTAATGTTTGAGCTCGGTGCCGAAGAATGGCAACTTGATTTCCCTACCGTGTATGGTTCGGCAAAACAAAACTGGATGAGCGAGGATTATAAAAAACAAACCAATAATATCGCGCCACTTCTTGATGCAGTAGTAGAGCACATTCCTGCCCCAAAAGTGGACTTGGTGGGCACTCCACAAATGTTGATTACTTCGCTAGATTTCTCAACTTTCACTGGGCGTATCGCCATCGGGCGTTTATCTCGAGGTGTCTTAAAAGAAGGCATGAATGTTACGCTTGTAAAGAGAGATGGCCGCTTGGTTAAAACCAAAATTAAAGAACTACATACTTTCACAGGGCTTGGTCGTGCAAAAGTAGAAGAAGTGCAAGCGGGGGATATCTGTGCCGTGGTAGGGCTTGATGGGTTTGAAATCGGAGACACTATCGCTGATTTTGAAAATCCTGAAGAACTTGAAACCATCGCTATCGATGAGCCTACAATGAGCATGCTTTTCACTATCAACGATTCACCATTCTTCGGGAAAGAAGGAAAATATGTTACCTCTCGCCATATCAAAGAAAGGCTAGAAAGAGAGCTAGAGAAAAACTTAGCAATGCGTGTGGAACAAACCGATTCTGCCGATAAATTCATCGTGTATGGTCGTGGTGTTATGCACCTTTCTGTTTTAATTGAAACCATGAGAAGAGAGGGCTACGAATTACAAATCGGGCAACCACAAGTAATCATCAGAGAAATCGATGGTGTGAAATGCGAGCCTGTGGAAGAGCTCACTATCGACTTGCCAGAAGAAGTTTCGGGGAAAGCCGTAGAATTTGTAACCTTAAGAAAAGGCGAGCTCCTTTCAATGGAAAGCAAAGGAGAAAGAATGATTTGTGAGTTTTTGATTCCGTCTCGTGGCATCATCGGACTTAGAAACCAATTATTAACAGCTACTGCTGGAGAGGCTATTATGGCTCACCGCTTTAAAGAATATCAGCCTATGAAAGGCGATATTCCAGAACGCCAAAATGGCTCATTGATTTCTATGGAAACAGGCGAGGCAATCCCTTATTCTTTAGATAAATTACAAGACAGGGGGACATTCTTTGTAGATCCCGGAGAGAAAATCTATGAGGGACAAGTAATCGGAGAAAATACGCGTGCCGATGATATGGTGGTAAACATTACTAAAACTAAAAAATTGACCAACATTCGTTCGGCAGGGGCTGATGATAAAGCGAAAATCGCTCCAGCTAAAAAATTCTCGCTCGAAGAAGCTTTGGAATATATCCAAAAAGATGAATATGTGGAAGTAACGCCAAATTCATTGAGAATTAGAAAAATACTCCTTACCGAAAGCGACAGAAAAAGAGCAGCAAATCCTGCTTTTAATACTGGAAAATAA
- a CDS encoding RagB/SusD family nutrient uptake outer membrane protein, with product MKIKRIIIGLAAAMLFTACNTDIEQDRQMSSEIFWNSSDDVARALMGCYGRLPQDVYGAYKDGYADIVYCQYPWESNATNIASGNFNDGMNDGYNFQGLRRFNYFLDNVDKASMDAQTKKANIAEVRVLRAWWYYEMIKKFGPMPLFKHYITKAEEAKVAPTSEEDLKKFIVSEIEESLADLPEYPIVKSRIGKAAALAVKARIHLFYKEYPQAAEASKKIMNMGAYNLFKVNNLTADDKKDDYSKLMTFSNEEEKEKFLKGLRSYEKLFWEQNKENSEVIFNIEYIKDQWNFIGRYFLPTNVYGGWASITPTNNLIVQYWDKNGNEFTSPTIEERATRFKKGVEQGNWDEYLKEFKDRDTRLYASILFPQAPWYAAMQDSKFEWKAQGSASNTSKTGYNFRKMVDPTDPTYVKAGIQDFPEIRLAEVLITFAEAQNEVGGPSDEVYAAINKLRDRVGMPEVAKGKNQDELREIIRRERCIELAGEGFRWDDIRRWEISSKVMKNLFSINGGSVQKRHWEPKFVRLPYPRTAIDRNPNLEAAQKAKGY from the coding sequence ATGAAAATAAAAAGAATAATTATAGGACTAGCCGCAGCAATGTTATTTACTGCGTGTAATACAGATATAGAGCAAGACCGTCAAATGTCGAGCGAGATTTTCTGGAACAGCTCAGACGATGTAGCCAGAGCACTCATGGGGTGCTACGGGAGGCTACCTCAAGATGTATATGGAGCCTATAAAGATGGCTATGCAGACATCGTATATTGCCAGTACCCGTGGGAGAGCAACGCTACAAATATAGCCTCAGGAAACTTCAACGATGGAATGAACGATGGCTACAACTTCCAAGGGCTACGAAGATTTAACTATTTCTTGGATAATGTAGACAAGGCAAGTATGGATGCACAAACTAAAAAGGCAAATATCGCAGAGGTGCGTGTCTTAAGAGCTTGGTGGTATTATGAAATGATCAAAAAATTTGGACCAATGCCTTTGTTTAAGCATTATATTACTAAGGCAGAAGAGGCTAAAGTAGCACCAACCTCCGAAGAAGATTTAAAGAAATTCATCGTTTCAGAAATTGAGGAAAGTTTGGCAGACCTGCCAGAGTACCCAATCGTGAAAAGCCGTATAGGAAAAGCCGCAGCCCTTGCCGTCAAAGCCAGAATTCATTTGTTTTATAAAGAATACCCTCAAGCTGCCGAGGCGTCTAAGAAGATTATGAACATGGGAGCTTATAATTTATTCAAAGTAAATAACCTAACAGCAGATGATAAAAAAGATGATTATTCTAAATTGATGACCTTTAGCAATGAGGAAGAAAAAGAAAAATTCTTAAAAGGACTTAGAAGCTACGAGAAACTATTTTGGGAGCAGAATAAAGAAAACTCCGAAGTAATCTTCAATATAGAATACATCAAAGATCAATGGAATTTTATAGGAAGATACTTTTTACCTACCAATGTTTATGGCGGTTGGGCATCAATCACCCCAACCAATAATTTAATCGTTCAATATTGGGATAAAAATGGAAATGAATTTACTTCTCCTACTATAGAAGAAAGAGCCACAAGATTTAAAAAAGGCGTAGAGCAAGGCAATTGGGATGAGTATTTAAAGGAATTCAAAGACCGCGATACTCGTTTATACGCCTCTATCTTGTTCCCACAAGCGCCATGGTATGCCGCTATGCAAGACAGTAAGTTTGAATGGAAAGCCCAAGGCTCTGCAAGTAACACTTCAAAAACAGGATATAATTTCAGAAAAATGGTAGACCCTACCGACCCTACTTATGTTAAGGCAGGAATTCAAGACTTTCCAGAAATTCGTTTAGCTGAGGTCTTAATCACTTTTGCAGAGGCTCAGAACGAAGTGGGAGGACCATCTGATGAGGTGTATGCTGCAATTAATAAATTAAGAGATAGGGTAGGAATGCCAGAAGTGGCTAAAGGCAAAAATCAGGATGAACTTCGCGAAATCATTCGTAGAGAAAGATGTATAGAATTGGCAGGAGAGGGATTCCGATGGGATGATATCCGCCGCTGGGAAATTTCGTCTAAAGTGATGAAGAACCTTTTCTCTATCAACGGAGGCTCTGTACAGAAAAGACACTGGGAGCCTAAATTCGTGCGCTTGCCTTATCCACGCACAGCTATTGATAGAAATCCTAATCTAGAAGCCGCTCAAAAAGCCAAAGGATATTAA
- a CDS encoding SusC/RagA family TonB-linked outer membrane protein gives MRRKMIWSSFMLFFFTSVIFAQVITGKVEDDFGPVDRAIIGLQGNKKLKVESDHEGNFQIDGKIGDVLIVIDPVTLNEKRFPVDKLNMGILKLLEKEIALDVVVGYGTQKKVNMTGTVNTVSADDIRGKATSSLTNALQGVTPGVTVISRPGNVGSDMGSINVRGRGNLGTSSPLYIVDGIPVSAGDFQRIPSNDVESISILKDAAATSIYGARAAYGVFLVTTKKGKEGKASISYNGYYGLQTAINLPQKLNALEFALLSNEANINAGKKPIFTDAQIQKIKEGNSPDLYPDNDWYKLFYKGTAPIQEHNISLSGGGKTRYYVSGTFFDQESLVPGTDLKRYSFRTNTERQFSDKFKLGTNVSYTLEKFKRKGDWNTQNLDRMSPLSVLRHSDGSWGTVTAGAENTVNASNNPVRRVEEGGWGGYETNRFIASLNAEYKPFKDLSITGVMSYKTYDERNSSFTNRTERLIGHISKQPMAGTDTRINSLKKTWKHDYNLMSQMYATYTKTISKHDMSLMAGVQYEDYYYEELMARRDDYPSNALTTINAGSGKAENLGNGGDHSARKFFSQFGRLTYAFDSRYLFEANVRIDQSSQFHKDQRVGVFPSFSAGWRVSQEDFMRNLRWLNNLKLRASWGKAGYVNNVGYYDYFDVLGLGPAYVTGGVLADGVWPSLQVNKNFTWETVTTTNFGFDLAVLKNSLELQADVFKKEASDILLKTPQPYELGLRDSERAAVNGGVVNNKGVELSLKYNGGIRDFKYSISGNFSKIWNEIKDLRGQDKQIEGYWIKQEGGSIGDFYGYIADGLFTSKDEIEKHANQQSKNTSPGDIIYRDLNGDGKITADDRTVLGNDVPYLTYGLNINMSYKNFDLSIQGQGVDGVSVYLFEEATQAFFNGAGAKKYHLGRWTKDNPNPKANYPRLLPTADNNHNGRKSSFWLYDADYFRIKNISLGYTLPQKAMGKIGFQNLRLYISGTNMFTIRADKRLKDFDPESPSVRGTYPTIKTVSFGINASF, from the coding sequence ATGAGGAGAAAAATGATATGGAGTAGCTTCATGCTATTCTTTTTTACCAGTGTTATTTTTGCGCAAGTGATAACCGGTAAAGTGGAAGATGATTTCGGTCCTGTGGATCGAGCCATAATCGGATTGCAAGGCAATAAAAAACTAAAAGTGGAATCCGATCATGAGGGGAATTTCCAAATAGATGGAAAGATAGGAGATGTTTTGATTGTAATAGATCCTGTTACTTTGAATGAGAAAAGATTTCCCGTAGACAAGTTAAACATGGGTATTTTGAAACTACTAGAGAAGGAAATTGCGCTCGATGTCGTGGTAGGATACGGTACTCAGAAAAAGGTAAACATGACAGGAACTGTAAACACAGTTTCGGCAGACGACATTAGGGGGAAAGCCACCTCTTCTTTGACTAATGCGCTGCAAGGAGTAACGCCAGGTGTTACTGTAATTTCAAGACCAGGGAATGTAGGTAGCGACATGGGAAGCATTAATGTGAGAGGACGAGGAAACTTAGGAACTTCTTCTCCGCTTTACATTGTGGACGGAATCCCTGTAAGTGCGGGAGATTTCCAAAGAATCCCATCTAACGATGTAGAAAGTATCTCTATCTTAAAAGATGCTGCGGCTACATCAATTTATGGAGCGCGTGCAGCATATGGCGTGTTCTTGGTTACGACCAAAAAAGGGAAAGAAGGAAAAGCAAGCATTTCGTATAACGGCTATTATGGATTGCAAACAGCCATCAACCTACCTCAGAAGTTGAATGCGCTAGAGTTTGCTTTATTGTCTAATGAGGCAAATATTAATGCCGGAAAGAAACCTATTTTTACCGATGCGCAAATTCAGAAAATCAAGGAAGGAAATAGCCCAGATTTGTATCCTGATAATGATTGGTATAAATTATTTTACAAAGGAACCGCTCCTATTCAAGAGCACAACATCAGCCTTTCTGGTGGCGGAAAAACTAGATATTATGTGAGTGGAACTTTCTTTGACCAAGAGTCTTTGGTTCCTGGAACAGATTTAAAAAGATATAGCTTTAGAACAAATACAGAAAGACAATTTTCAGATAAATTTAAATTAGGAACAAATGTTTCTTATACCCTAGAGAAATTTAAAAGAAAAGGCGACTGGAATACTCAAAACTTAGACAGAATGTCTCCACTCTCTGTTTTAAGACACAGCGATGGATCTTGGGGAACCGTGACTGCGGGGGCAGAAAACACTGTAAACGCATCGAACAATCCTGTCCGCAGAGTAGAAGAAGGTGGCTGGGGAGGCTACGAAACCAATCGTTTTATTGCTAGCTTAAATGCAGAATATAAGCCTTTCAAAGATTTAAGCATTACAGGGGTAATGTCTTATAAAACTTATGATGAAAGAAACTCTTCTTTCACCAATAGAACAGAGCGACTAATCGGGCATATTTCTAAACAGCCCATGGCAGGAACCGATACCAGAATCAATAGCTTGAAAAAGACTTGGAAGCATGATTACAACTTAATGAGCCAAATGTATGCAACTTATACCAAAACAATCAGCAAGCACGATATGTCGTTGATGGCGGGTGTGCAATACGAAGACTATTATTACGAAGAGTTGATGGCTCGTAGAGATGACTATCCGTCCAATGCATTGACTACCATAAATGCAGGTTCTGGAAAAGCTGAAAACTTAGGAAATGGTGGAGACCATTCAGCTAGAAAATTCTTCTCACAATTTGGTAGATTAACTTATGCTTTCGATTCCCGATACTTATTCGAAGCCAATGTTCGTATCGATCAATCCTCACAATTTCATAAAGACCAAAGAGTAGGAGTATTCCCTTCATTCTCTGCTGGGTGGAGAGTTTCTCAAGAAGATTTTATGAGAAACCTTCGTTGGCTAAACAACTTAAAACTTAGAGCCTCTTGGGGTAAAGCAGGTTATGTAAACAATGTAGGTTATTATGATTACTTTGATGTACTAGGCTTAGGTCCAGCATATGTTACAGGCGGAGTTTTGGCAGACGGCGTGTGGCCTTCTCTTCAAGTAAATAAAAACTTTACTTGGGAAACAGTAACTACCACCAACTTTGGTTTTGATTTAGCCGTGCTTAAAAACAGCTTAGAATTGCAAGCAGATGTATTTAAAAAAGAAGCATCAGATATTTTGTTGAAAACACCACAGCCTTATGAATTAGGATTAAGAGATAGCGAAAGAGCTGCTGTGAATGGAGGGGTAGTAAACAACAAAGGTGTTGAATTGTCTTTAAAATACAATGGCGGAATCAGAGATTTTAAATACAGTATTTCTGGAAACTTCTCTAAAATCTGGAACGAAATCAAAGATTTAAGAGGGCAAGATAAGCAAATCGAAGGCTACTGGATTAAACAAGAAGGCGGTTCTATAGGAGATTTTTATGGATACATAGCAGATGGATTATTTACTAGCAAAGACGAGATTGAAAAACATGCCAATCAACAAAGTAAAAACACCTCTCCAGGAGACATCATTTATAGAGATTTAAACGGAGACGGAAAAATCACTGCAGACGATAGAACGGTGCTTGGAAACGATGTTCCGTATTTAACTTATGGTTTGAACATCAACATGAGTTATAAAAACTTCGATTTAAGCATTCAAGGACAAGGGGTAGATGGCGTAAGCGTTTACTTGTTTGAAGAAGCTACACAAGCATTCTTTAATGGGGCTGGAGCTAAAAAATATCACTTAGGAAGATGGACTAAAGATAACCCAAACCCTAAAGCTAATTACCCTAGATTATTGCCTACCGCAGACAATAACCACAACGGAAGAAAATCATCTTTCTGGTTGTATGATGCAGATTATTTCCGAATCAAAAACATCTCACTAGGCTACACTTTACCACAAAAAGCCATGGGAAAAATCGGATTTCAAAACTTGAGATTATACATCTCTGGAACCAATATGTTTACCATTAGAGCAGATAAGAGGTTGAAAGATTTCGACCCAGAGTCTCCTTCTGTAAGAGGTACTTACCCAACAATCAAAACTGTTTCATTTGGAATAAATGCCTCATTCTAA
- a CDS encoding ABC transporter ATP-binding protein codes for MIVAKLEKAGKEYKSGDTTIVALQPTDLEINKGELTLILGPSGSGKTTLLSMIGCVIYPSYGNIYLEGQQVNNLKEDKLSEIRLHKIGFVFQSFNLIQPLNALENVMQPLLLMKLDKKTAREKATEALTKLGIAERMYSLPKNLSGGQQQRVAIARALVTNPSIILCDEPTASLDAKSIGVVMEELKELSKEGKAVIIVTHDHRLKKFADRTIFVSDGRAYDYDPEAEDF; via the coding sequence ATGATTGTAGCCAAATTAGAAAAAGCGGGCAAAGAATACAAAAGTGGCGATACCACAATCGTTGCTTTGCAGCCTACGGATTTAGAAATCAACAAAGGCGAGCTCACACTTATTCTTGGACCCTCGGGCTCTGGAAAAACTACCTTGCTCTCTATGATTGGCTGTGTGATTTATCCCAGCTATGGCAACATTTATCTGGAGGGGCAGCAAGTCAATAATTTAAAAGAAGACAAGCTCTCCGAAATTCGATTGCACAAAATCGGCTTTGTGTTTCAAAGTTTCAACCTTATTCAGCCATTAAATGCTTTGGAAAATGTGATGCAACCACTGCTTTTGATGAAATTGGATAAAAAAACGGCTCGCGAAAAAGCTACCGAAGCACTCACCAAACTAGGTATAGCCGAAAGAATGTACTCGCTCCCTAAGAATTTAAGCGGTGGGCAACAGCAGCGTGTTGCCATTGCGCGTGCATTGGTAACCAATCCTTCTATTATATTGTGTGATGAACCCACCGCCTCGCTCGATGCCAAAAGTATAGGCGTGGTGATGGAAGAGCTTAAAGAATTATCCAAAGAAGGCAAAGCGGTGATTATCGTAACACACGATCACCGACTCAAGAAATTTGCCGATCGCACCATTTTTGTGTCTGATGGGCGTGCCTATGATTACGATCCCGAAGCCGAAGATTTTTAA
- a CDS encoding ABC transporter permease, whose translation MFKTAYKFIRFDRAKSIGIITGIVISIFLIGQQLGTLGYLSGLMSGIVRNSNTQIAKIWVVDRRVNNANALNTINYSLVNELKSIPGVQETYPILVANAEAKFAAGNVAPVTLLGSSAPAFILGPPQHLILKGNLQDLMQSGNVSADYFDKKNYKQPVELGEMLEINGKQAIINLETKSAQGFGASFMFTSLENARYFSDSPSQNISAVLVQPKAGTVTDSLVKAINSHFSSVKAWKATDLQESSVSVILKESSMGISFGSLIGFAVISGFFIIGLLLYSSAFDRIKDYGTLKAIGANNRYVSKLIICQAIIYAFIGFSIAVILLYLMKWGMASSGLILVITPLMLLELLAMTLFICIGGSLFALQKIKKLEPASVFR comes from the coding sequence ATGTTTAAGACAGCCTACAAATTCATTCGGTTTGACCGAGCCAAAAGCATCGGCATCATCACGGGAATTGTGATTTCGATATTTTTGATTGGTCAGCAATTAGGCACGCTGGGCTATCTGAGTGGGCTCATGAGCGGAATTGTGCGCAACTCAAATACACAAATTGCCAAAATCTGGGTGGTGGATCGCCGTGTGAACAATGCCAATGCACTCAACACCATCAATTACTCGCTAGTCAATGAGCTAAAAAGTATTCCTGGTGTGCAGGAAACTTATCCGATTTTGGTCGCCAATGCCGAGGCTAAATTTGCAGCAGGCAATGTGGCGCCCGTAACTTTGCTAGGCAGTTCTGCGCCCGCCTTTATTCTCGGCCCTCCTCAACATTTAATCTTAAAAGGAAATTTACAAGATTTAATGCAGAGCGGGAACGTTTCGGCAGATTATTTTGATAAAAAAAATTATAAACAACCCGTGGAATTGGGCGAAATGCTCGAAATCAACGGCAAGCAAGCCATCATTAATCTAGAAACCAAAAGTGCACAAGGCTTTGGTGCCTCGTTTATGTTTACCAGTTTAGAAAATGCTCGCTATTTCTCTGACTCTCCGTCGCAAAACATAAGTGCAGTGCTCGTGCAGCCCAAGGCTGGCACCGTAACCGATAGTCTTGTAAAAGCCATCAACAGCCACTTCTCTAGCGTGAAGGCATGGAAAGCTACCGATTTGCAAGAATCATCTGTAAGCGTAATTTTAAAAGAATCTAGCATGGGAATCAGCTTTGGATCTTTAATTGGTTTTGCCGTTATCAGTGGATTTTTCATCATTGGGCTATTGCTCTACTCCTCTGCTTTTGACAGGATTAAAGATTACGGAACACTTAAAGCCATTGGAGCCAATAACCGATATGTGAGCAAATTAATCATCTGCCAAGCCATTATTTATGCCTTCATCGGATTTTCCATAGCCGTGATTCTTTTGTATTTGATGAAATGGGGCATGGCATCATCTGGACTCATTCTCGTGATTACGCCACTCATGCTCTTAGAATTGCTAGCAATGACGCTTTTTATCTGCATCGGTGGATCGCTCTTTGCGCTACAAAAAATCAAAAAATTAGAACCCGCTTCGGTTTTCAGATAA
- a CDS encoding TolC family protein: MNTFRSIFLWIIGLSFTAFGQKIPQNLSLTEAQTIGLENNAQQHLNKVNLEIARAQTASARTGRIPSVSGSANFQRNLIIPATPVPAKAFNPQAKEGEIDYMKFATPWALTAGVKMEYPLFDPTTKNLIYKAEKKEKLSEIDNEIESIKLKGDIAQNYIETAIAQKQWELAQENIAQENENLRITLARFEAGRATDYDKNSAKMQVNNAEAQAMQAQNILNKAKLKLLASMGVLAENSGVENLNLTDSLEDLMQNAIIQNNGLIAQKEETSRLSIQKNQLNQEIVQSDVKKTKSDYLPRLSLNAFLGTNHYSENLNIFENKHWRGNSHIALGLNVPISEAYATSKKLEELNWQAQQLEKQLLLDSQNRIENLATAQQEMNAKKTILEKKRENINLAKALYENKLKLYNAGRLLSNDLTQTKYLYQQAQTEYLQSVYDYLSAVNQFNTDWEVL, from the coding sequence ATGAATACATTTCGCTCTATATTTCTCTGGATTATTGGACTAAGTTTCACCGCTTTTGGACAAAAAATCCCTCAAAATTTAAGTTTAACCGAGGCACAAACCATCGGGCTCGAAAATAATGCACAACAACATTTAAACAAAGTAAATCTTGAAATTGCCAGAGCCCAAACAGCAAGTGCACGCACTGGGCGCATTCCTAGCGTTTCGGGAAGTGCCAACTTTCAGCGTAATCTAATTATACCAGCTACGCCTGTGCCAGCCAAAGCCTTTAACCCGCAAGCCAAAGAAGGCGAAATCGATTATATGAAATTTGCTACACCTTGGGCACTTACGGCGGGCGTAAAAATGGAATATCCACTGTTTGACCCTACGACCAAAAACTTGATTTACAAAGCAGAGAAAAAGGAAAAATTATCCGAAATCGACAATGAGATTGAAAGCATAAAGCTAAAGGGAGATATCGCACAAAACTATATTGAAACAGCCATTGCACAAAAACAATGGGAACTCGCTCAAGAAAACATAGCACAAGAAAACGAAAATTTGCGAATTACCTTAGCCCGATTTGAAGCGGGGCGCGCAACCGATTACGATAAAAATTCGGCTAAAATGCAAGTGAACAATGCCGAGGCACAAGCCATGCAGGCGCAAAATATTTTAAATAAAGCTAAATTAAAACTACTGGCAAGCATGGGCGTTTTGGCGGAAAATAGTGGTGTAGAAAATCTGAATTTAACCGATTCTTTGGAAGATTTAATGCAAAATGCTATCATTCAAAACAATGGACTTATTGCGCAAAAGGAGGAAACTTCTCGTTTAAGTATTCAGAAAAATCAATTAAATCAAGAAATTGTACAATCTGATGTAAAGAAAACCAAATCCGATTATTTGCCTCGTTTGTCGCTCAATGCTTTTCTTGGCACCAATCATTACAGCGAAAATTTAAACATTTTTGAAAACAAACATTGGCGTGGCAATAGCCATATAGCTCTCGGGCTAAATGTACCTATCTCTGAGGCTTATGCTACAAGCAAAAAACTAGAAGAACTGAATTGGCAAGCTCAACAATTGGAAAAACAATTGCTACTTGACTCACAAAATCGTATTGAAAATTTGGCTACCGCTCAGCAAGAAATGAATGCTAAAAAGACCATTCTTGAGAAAAAGCGTGAAAATATAAATTTAGCCAAAGCACTCTACGAAAACAAACTCAAACTTTACAATGCAGGGCGTTTGCTTTCAAATGATTTGACACAGACCAAATATCTGTACCAGCAGGCACAAACCGAGTACTTGCAAAGCGTGTACGACTACTTATCTGCCGTGAATCAATTTAACACAGATTGGGAGGTGTTGTAG